The sequence tgcaaatggataatcttttgcacctctgtgtcacaaatagaggcacgtggatcaagatgagataatgatgtatttttccacaaaatttcaCGTTTGGTTTCACtaatttctccccctaattttggggaaaatgcctcatcgaatcgacaatctgcaaaacgagcagtgaacaaatctcccgttaatgtttcaaggtagcgaataatggagggcgattcaaacccaacatatattcctaaccttctttggggacccatcttggtgcgatatAGGGGTGTTACAGGCACATATAcagcgcatccaaaaattcttagatgagatatattaggttcatgacccaaaactaattgtaACGGGGAATATTTGtgataatttgtcggtctgagacgaattagcattgctgcatgcaaaatggtgtgaccccaaacagaagtgggcaacttcgttttcatgagtaacggttttgctatcaattgcagacgtttaattaaagactctgcaaggccattttgagtgtgaacatgagctacaggatgttccacttttatcccaattgataagcaataatcattaaatgcttgggatgaaaactcagcagcattatcaagtctaatagacttaattggattatcggaaaattgtgcccttaatcggattatttgtgccattaattttgcaaacgcgaggttgcgagatgacaataggcatacatgagaccatctagaagatgcatctattaagaccataaaatatctaaacgacccactaggtgggtgaataggtccacaaatgtccccttgtatacgttctaaaaacgcaggggactcaatcccaacctttatTGGTGATGGTCTTATAATTAACTTGCATTGATAACAAGaaatgcaagaaaattcattatttaaaagaattttcaaattctttaatggatgcccatttgagttttctatgattcgtctcatcataattgatccaggatgacccaatcgatcatgccaaagtacaaaagtattggaagcAGTAACCTTTTGATTTAaggtagaatgtgcctcaattgcactaatttttgtccaatacaggccacaagataaagatgagaACTTCTCAATAATTCTTttctggccagagacattcttggtaacgatgagatattccatattattctcatctattgtctcaatatgaaatcCATTTCTGCGGATATtcttaaaactcaacaagttcctcttggacttggaggagaacattgcattctctatgataatTATTGTTCCCATAGGCACAGTTATAGTAGCTTTTCCAGAGTCTTTaattagattactactaccagaaattgtagtaatatttttcttacacatacttaaatgagagaaatatttcttctctttgaatattgtatgtgtcgtacatgaatcaattaagcaaatatttttacaattgaactttgatccaagtttgctttgaaAGATATCCATAATTGCTTCCCGTagtttgacatacaaaagaagtatatgaataaatattagtatttttagagaaaaatggaaaagaaataaagttaaaGCAATAAATCAATATCAGCTTTTAATGCATTTTCTGGAAAATTctaattattatacaaataattacgCAAAAAATAATACAAGTACACATATGACTAATACATTTCCTACACattgtatgaaaaataatttatgtGTAAGAAAAGAACATACTCATAAAAAAAATTTGAGGGTGAAGTAACAAAAGTTGTTCCAGAGTGCTTGTAAACCTTTTCTTAAAGAGAATTAAAGCAAcgtaaagaaaagttaaaattgttaaaagatcACTGAGACTAGAATACTAATTAATAGGATATTActccttgtttgtgaaatttataAAATTTCGGAAATAAAAATATTCTTAAGAACTACATAAGACGAATTATAAAGTGTAATAAAAATTACGAGATATTTATTCATTACATACTACGAGTAGGAAAGCATAAAAATTAAATTGCTCAATTATCTCTAACCACAGATCCATCACCGATCAAGTGGTTTATTTTTTCATCAGGGTGCTCAAAAAAATTTGCCACATCCAAGTGAgtgatgtcaaattcattgtCATAGACAAGATTGGCTTCAGGGTCTTTATTCTTcagagatgcttgataaagctcaaccaaatgtTTTGGTATGCGACAAATTTTTGCCCAATGCCCTTTTCCACCGCAACGATAGCATTTAGTTTCTGAACCCTCTGCGTTTCgcttctcatctttccctttccatttttggaaattatttttcgGTGGAGGATGATTAACACCAGGAAATTTTCTTCCTAAGATATGGCCACGACCACGGCCACGAATATGACCACAACTTTTTCCACGATTAGCATAATGAGAATACACCTCATCCTCTTTaggcaatggtgtagacccagtGGGTCGATTTTCGTGATTTCTCATAAGCAATTCATTGTTTCGTTCAGCCATAAGTAGAAGAGAAATCAACTAAGAGTACTTTGTGAAGCCTTTCTCTCGGTACTGCTGTTGcaagaccatattggaggcatgaaacgttgtaaacgttttttcaagcatatcatagtcaCTGATATTATCTCCACaaagtttcaatttagaagtaattctaaacatagaagaattatattcagaaacagacttaaagtcttggagcctaagatgagcccaatcatatcgtgcttgtggaagagtgaccaactttaagttgtcatatctttcctttaaactattccacaaaacaagtggatTTTTCACTGtgagatattcaattttcaacccttcatcaaggtgatgacgcaagaaaatcaaggcattagcacagtcttgggtagatgttttatctttatctttaatggcgtctccaagacccattgcatctaaatggatttcagcatcaAATACCCATGTCATATAATTCTTtcccgaaatttcaagggcaaagaactttcttttcataatatcagacataatttaaaaaatacaaatttgagaaaaattatacctTAATTTTCTCAAAGATCTTCTTGAGATGGTAGAGCCTCGTGCTGATAGCGTGTTATaaatataacccaaaataacaatatagaacaagcaaaaacaaactaagagatatagagagaaagagaggaagagagattcttatttcttcttcaattgtgtgtattttcctatctattacaaggcctttatataggcataaaaagtgaagaaaatatgtcatggaatatgtcattgaacatacaaaatatgtcattgaatatgtcattaagcatttgagatgaagatcatggaagaagagtagacatccaccataatgtgatatttatcataacaagATCTGAATATTTGATGGTCATTGTTGGttgatattatttttgtatattgtGATGGTCATTGTTGGttgatattttattttgtatttagtGAGTTGTATAAAGGGTACGTGATTGTATTAAATGTAGTGTAAAACAAGAAGTTGATACTCGTTGGCTGATTTTGGAGGTATTGTACCTATTTTGTGGTAGTGGTAGTCCAATGATGTGGGTCGGGTTCCTTGGATATTCTTCATCACTGTTGTTTGATTCGTTCGGCTCATACACCAACAAATATCATGCATCTTTAAGTTATATGATTCATTATAATATAACTTGCATCTTTAAGGCACAAATATCATGCCTCTTACTCTTAGGCACTGGGGCAGTAGATTAAACTCCACGCATTTCACAGCCTCGAGTTTACCACTATATATGCTTGAAGTTTATTTGGGATTGTGTGTATGATCTTGAATTGGAGTTGTAATTATAGCATTTCAATCCATTATTTTTaaggttttttttcttttctatacacTATATAAAACCTTATTATCAAAATTGTCCCATTTTTGGAAATTACGGCCTAAGATATGGTTTGCTTACCatttatatacaatccattattaaTGCCTTAAATTAGGAAGATTAAATTacccttttatcttttttctctcctcttctCCTTCCCTATTTTCTGTTACCTCTCTCCATATACTATACATTATTAGTGtcttaaattaaagaatttagttatatctttttcttattttctctcatctcctcttTTTATAAGCGTAAAAGGTTAACAAAAAAAACTTACCATATATACAAATACAAGAGAGATTGAAAGCCTCTAGGTTTTGAATAGCAAATTCATTCTTGTCCAACATTCGCCCAACAAATCGCTTTAATTCCTACAACATAGAGATGGCAACGATGGCCAAGAGAAAGAAAGCTTAATCTCTCAATTAATTCTTTTTATTACTATTAATTAATTAGGGTGACAGTAGCTGATT is a genomic window of Nicotiana tabacum cultivar K326 chromosome 16, ASM71507v2, whole genome shotgun sequence containing:
- the LOC107821211 gene encoding uncharacterized protein LOC107821211, translating into MAERNNELLMRNHENRPTGSTPLPKEDEVYSHYANRGKSCGHIRGRGRGHILGRKFPGVNHPPPKNNFQKWKGKDEKRNAEGSETKCYRCGGKGHWAKICRIPKHLVELYQASLKNKDPEANLVYDNEFDITHLDVANFFEHPDEKINHLIGDGSVVRDN